CGCATTCGCGGACTCCAGGCATTCTCGCCACGGCCTCCTCCACCTCGGCGGCCGGAATCTTCATACCGTTGCGGATCACGATGTCCTTGATACGCCCAACGATTCGCACCCGACCGCTGACGATCTCTGCCACGTCGCCGGTGCGGAACCACTCGCCGTCGAACGCGGGTACGTCATCGTCGGCGTCGGTATACCCGAGAAAGGTATGCGGGCCCTTGACACAACACTCGCTCGGTTCGGACGCCGATCCGACGCGCACGTCGACATCGCCGAGCGGCACCCCGTCGTCGCCATGGCGCACGTCGCGGGACTCGTCACGCAGGCCGGAGGTACTCACCGGGATCTCCGAGGAGCCGTACGCGCGCATCACCACAATCCCGAACTCATCTTCGATGCGTTGCACGATGCGCCGGTCGAGCATCGTGCCGCCCAGGTAGACCGCACGCAGGTCGATGTCGACGCGACGCTTGGCCACCTCGTCGAGCATCCTGCTCAGGAGTCGGTCAGGACCTCCGTACCAGGTCGCGCCGGACCTAATCAGCAGATCGCACGTCCCCTCCGGATCCCAGCGATCCTCGAGAATGACCGGTATCGCCAGCTCCGGCCCGATGAAGAGCGCCTGCACGACCCCGGTCACCGACGCCAGAGGGCTGATCAAGAAGATCCGGTCGTCGGCGCCCAAACCTGCCGCCACGACGTAGTTCGACGACGCTTTGGCCAACGTGCTCAGTGAGTGGATGACGCCTTTGGGCCGCGATGTGGTGCCCGAGGTGTACAGGACGAATGACGGCTCATCGGCCGACCTGGCCGGGCTCAGCGATGGCACGGACTCGCCCGGGTCACCCCCGCCGCACGGTCGGATCCAGCGACACCGTTCCGACAGTTCCGGCTCGGTGATCGCCTGCCAGTTCGGCGCCACACCGAAGCGCGCTCCGGTGCGCGCGACGACGTCGACAACCTGGGAGGCGCCGGCGCTTCGGGGGACGACCAATAGCACCGCATCGACGCGCAGCGCGGCGTGAACGCAGACGAGTGAATCGACATCATTACCGACCACCAAAACAATGGCGCTACCTGCGCACACACCGGCATCAAGCATCGCTCGCGCCGCCGCGTCGACGCGTTCGTCGAGTTCGGCGTAAGTCACTTCGACGCCACGACCCGCAAGGGCGAGACCGGAGGGGTGGCGCACCGCCGCAGATCGGATCATGTCGAGCGGCTCCGCGGTCCAGAACCCGGCTGCCCGGTAGCGCGCCCGCAACTGCCCGGCGCGCAGGTGCGCGGATCGCAGCAACTCTGTCGGGCCGCCCATGATTACGTCCTCCGATGCAAATGCATGTTCTCTTTTGAGTAAATGTAACCTCTCACCCATGCAGTCAATGACTTTCGACAACCAGGTTGCCATCGTCACCGGTGCCGGCGGCGGACTCGGTCGCTGTCACGCGCTGGAGCTTGCCCGGCGCGGGGCGCGCGTCGTCGTCAACGACCTCGGAAGCGCGGTCGACGGTAGCGGCGCGTCGACGTCCGCGGCTCAGAGCGTGGTCGACGAGATCACCGCTGCCGGCGGCACCGCAATCGCCAACGGCGACTCGGTGGCCACTGACCGCGGGGGTGCGGCGATCGTCGCGGCCGCGATGGATGCGTTCGGGCAGGTCGACATCCTGGTCAACAATGCGGGGATCCTGCGCGACGCCGCGTTCAAGAATATGACAGCCGAACAGGTGGACGCAGTCATCGAGGTTCACCTCGCGGGCACGTTCAACGTGACCCGCGCAGTGTGGCCAATCATGCGCGACCAAAATTACGGCCGCATTGTCCAGACAACTTCTGGCACAGGTCTTTTCGGCAATTTCGGGCAGGCGAACTACGGCGCGGCGAAGATGGGCCTCGTCGGGATGATGCACGTGCTGGCGATCGAGGGTCAGCGTACCGGCATCGCGGTCAACGCGATTGCGCCTATCGCGCGCACCCGGATGACCGAGGACATCATGGGAGACGCCGGGAAAGCCATGGACCCTGAACTGGTCACCCCGGTCGTCGTCTATCTGTCGCACCGAAATTGCGATCGCACGGCACATATCTATTCAGTCGGTGGCGGAAAAGTCTCGCGTGTTTTCATCGGAGTCACGAAGGGCATCGAAGAGGGTGCACTCACCGCGGAGACCATCGCCGACTCCATCGATCGAATCGACGACACCTCGACCTTCACCATCCGCGGCGGTCCGACCAAGATGTAAGGGCTAACGACCT
The sequence above is a segment of the Candidatus Mycobacterium wuenschmannii genome. Coding sequences within it:
- a CDS encoding SDR family NAD(P)-dependent oxidoreductase yields the protein MQSMTFDNQVAIVTGAGGGLGRCHALELARRGARVVVNDLGSAVDGSGASTSAAQSVVDEITAAGGTAIANGDSVATDRGGAAIVAAAMDAFGQVDILVNNAGILRDAAFKNMTAEQVDAVIEVHLAGTFNVTRAVWPIMRDQNYGRIVQTTSGTGLFGNFGQANYGAAKMGLVGMMHVLAIEGQRTGIAVNAIAPIARTRMTEDIMGDAGKAMDPELVTPVVVYLSHRNCDRTAHIYSVGGGKVSRVFIGVTKGIEEGALTAETIADSIDRIDDTSTFTIRGGPTKM
- a CDS encoding class I adenylate-forming enzyme family protein, giving the protein MRARYRAAGFWTAEPLDMIRSAAVRHPSGLALAGRGVEVTYAELDERVDAAARAMLDAGVCAGSAIVLVVGNDVDSLVCVHAALRVDAVLLVVPRSAGASQVVDVVARTGARFGVAPNWQAITEPELSERCRWIRPCGGGDPGESVPSLSPARSADEPSFVLYTSGTTSRPKGVIHSLSTLAKASSNYVVAAGLGADDRIFLISPLASVTGVVQALFIGPELAIPVILEDRWDPEGTCDLLIRSGATWYGGPDRLLSRMLDEVAKRRVDIDLRAVYLGGTMLDRRIVQRIEDEFGIVVMRAYGSSEIPVSTSGLRDESRDVRHGDDGVPLGDVDVRVGSASEPSECCVKGPHTFLGYTDADDDVPAFDGEWFRTGDVAEIVSGRVRIVGRIKDIVIRNGMKIPAAEVEEAVARMPGVRECAAYSVADATTGERLAMAVVLDPDIEFSLTDVARALTSEGLPKYKLPEELVLWNEPLPVNANGKVDRKALGARSVGWPRLLAERLATSG